The Ornithodoros turicata isolate Travis chromosome 9, ASM3712646v1, whole genome shotgun sequence genome includes a region encoding these proteins:
- the LOC135368990 gene encoding O-acyltransferase like protein-like — translation MASKRSTVSVRCTAVCSIVLVSALWCVSGQEFSEVGAVEPRQPKRVELLTEAPPEDATVKDFEEELNSVLGGLLAKALPAASKFLGSEYLTPRCTSALLKTSLALRNKDAWALRLSTSSGGIPANLFEGGTASLGSFQQCVNARAHDPAGREDFKGMYCSLYLQPPESFTQRMTARLNAIGQWEGRKNQSAWNKHPRGHFAGYRIGLCAPSACEEEEIDYVVQLSLEDYGANTTVRRCVTDDPQPILLLHILIFVFIAVSVGTVFLGTCLELYDINYRIKYPEKPILALPARMLLCFSCIRNLKKLTSTRVEKQSLEESLQFICGIKVAMTLWVILGNAYLTTQWDTFDNGNAAIDLPRTVPFQLAASSFLAPSTFFFISGFLVCYIAMVNSETVYGRNYLGLYAVMVIRRYIRLTVPAVPVLLYFFLFPLFISGPMAKDLMDREVSGCYKNWWSVLGHAVNYVPYEERCLSHLWYISNDMQLFLLGGAVAIMCVRSVLWAATLVFAIGTLGPYAAGYMTDSLNLFAGATVAPDDINRSIRTLDWAFTMPYSNAGPYLAGATCAYMSASWPNIKFTRPVEIVFWMCSMGCNLVLVFMPLLWNLSDDPKRYRLLEAFYGGGHRLVWGISWSWVFYACVTGRAGLVKRALSWKGFLVPARLTFGVYLVHYLVYVARTGVSTTTLQLNEFLQVKDALGVAVISYFLALLLYLQYEAPMMNGLKLASDFISYTYEEFKKSRAAKRKEKEIIEDTIMGPTIVHFPDPNDPGLEMIKMASRSNSRQSSLAGSFCSLGIGESAVLPGTSDVDIDIDELDKADKVQEHL, via the exons ATGGCTTCTAAACGGTCGACGGTTTCTGTGAGGTGTACTGCGGTGTGTAGTATTGTGTTGGTTTCCGCGTTATGGTGCGTGTCCGGACAAGAGTTCTCGGAGGTGGGCGCTGTTGAGCCGCGCCAACCGAAGCGTGTGGAACTGCTCACAGAAGCGCCGCCCGAGGACGCAACTGTGAAGGATTTTGAGGAAGAGTTGAACAGTGTGCTGGGCGGACTGCTGGCCAAGGCACTGCCCGCTGCTTCCAAGTTCCTCGGTAGCGAGTACTTGACGCCCAGGTGTACCAGTGCGTTGCTCAAGACGTCCTTGGCTCTCCGGAATAAGGATGCATGGGCTCTACGAT TGTCTACGTCGTCCGGAGGGATTCCTGCAAATCTCTTCGAAGGCGGCACAGCCAGCTTGGGCAGCTTCCAACAGTGCGTCAATGCTCGGGCCCACGACCCTGCTGGCAGGGAAGATTTTAAGGGCATGTACTGCAGTCTCTACCTGCAGCCTCCTGAGTCATTCACGCAACGCATGACGGCGAGGCTCAACGCAATCGGCCAATGGGAG GGCCGGAAGAATCAAAGTGCGTGGAACAAACACCCGAGAGGACACTTCGCCGGTTACCGAATCGGTTTGTGTGCGCCGTCTGCttgcgaagaagaagaaatcgaCTACGTCGTACAGCTGT CACTTGAAGACTACGGCGCCAATACTACCGTTAGAAGATGTGTAACGGACGATCCTCAGCCAATCCTGTTGCTTCACATTCTCATATT TGTCTTCATTGCCGTCTCTGTGGGAACCGTTTTCCTCGGCACGTGTTTGGAACTGTACGATATCAACTACAGGATCAAGTACCCGGAGAAGCCCATACTAG CATTGCCAGCTCGCATGCTTCTATGTTTCTCATGCATCCGCAACTTAAAAAAACTCACCAGCACTCGAGTAGAGAAACAATCACTGGAAGAGTCCCTGCAGTTCATCTGTGGCATCAAGGTAGCCATGACCCTGTGGGTCATCCTTGGAAACGCGTACCTGACCACGCAGTGGGACACATTCG ATAACGGCAACGCAGCTATCGACTTGCCGAGGACGGTGCCCTTCCAGTTGGCTGCGAGTTCTTTCCTGGCACCGTCTACCTTCTTCTTTATAAG CGGTTTCCTAGTCTGCTACATCGCCATGGTGAATTCCGAGACAGTGTACGGCAGAAACTATCTAGGCCTTTACGCCGTGATGGTCATCAGGAGGTACATCAG ATTGACCGTGCCTGCAGTGCCCGTCCTGTTATATTTCTTCCTGTTTCCGCTCTTCATATCTGGCCCAATGGCGAAGGACCTGATGGACAGAGAAGTAAGCGGATGCTACAAGAACTGGTGGTCTGTCCTGGGTCACGCCGTCAACTACGTGCCCTACGAAGAAAGG TGCTTGTCCCACCTGTGGTACATCAGTAACGACATGCAACTGTTCCTCCTTGGTGGCGCTGTCGCTATTATGTGCGTCAG GAGCGTATTGTGGGCCGCAACCTTAGTCTTCGCGATCGGAACCCTGGGTCCGTACGCTGCAGGTTACATGACGGACAGTCTGAATCTCTTTGCTGGAGCCACTGTTGCCCCCGATGACATCAA TCGAAGTATTCGCACGTTGGACTGGGCGTTCACTATGCCCTACTCCAATGCTGGACCTTACCTCGCAGGGGCAACATGCGCCTACATGTCCGCCAGCTGGCCTAACATCAAATTCACACGG CCGGTCGAGATTGTCTTCTGGATGTGTTCAATGGGCTGCAACCTGGTACTCGTGTTCATGCCCCTGCTCTGGAACCTGAGCGACGATCCGAAGAGGTACAGACTCCTAGAGGCCTTCTACGGGGGTGGTCATCGACTCGTCTGGGGGATTTCTTGGTCATGGGTATTCTACGCCTGCGTTACAGGAAGAGCAG GGCTCGTGAAAAGGGCACTGTCTTGGAAAGGATTCTTGGTGCCCGCTCGGCTGACCTTTGGAGTTTACCTGGTTCACTATTTAGTCTACGTCGCTCGTACTGGAGTGTCTACAACGACGCTGCAGCTCAACGAATTTCTGCAG GTGAAGGACGCGCTGGGTGTCGCTGTCATCAGCTACTTCCTTGCCCTTCTCCTCTACCTCCAATATGAAGCCCCGATGATGAACGGGTTGAAGCTGGCATCCGACTTCATTTCTTACACGTACGAAGAATTCAAGAAAAGCCGTGCAGccaaaagaaaagagaaggagATCATCGAAGACACCATAATGGGTCCTACAATCGTGCACTTTCCGGATCCCAACGACCCGGGATTAGAAATGATCAAGATGGCCAGTAGGTCGAATAGCAGACAATCTTCCCTTGCCGGATCTTTCTGTTCGTTGGGCATCGGTGAAAGTGCAGTTCTGCCCGGGACTTCCGATGTCGATATTGATATAGATGAGCTGGATAAGGCGGATAAGGTGCAAGAACATTTATAG